The Palleronia sp. THAF1 genome contains the following window.
CCTGACGGTTCGGGTGCCGATCCTTGGGCGGCACGCCCCCAGTCCGACCGAACAACTGGATCACGTCCAGCGGCTTGTATGTAATCGTGGCCCCGTGTTTGGCCGCAATCGTTTCCAGCCGAGTGCCTGCCAGATAGGTGAACGGCGAAACCGTTGCGAAATAGTAGTCGATATGGGCCATCCGCCCCTCCTGTCGTTTCGTTCCGGTTTCCGCCGTGGCGGGCGCTGTGCTAGGCCGCAGCGGCGGACCCGAGTCGTCCGTGCTGCCAAGGAAGTCCCATGCCGACCACCCAAGAGCCGAAACTGATTTCGGGCAATGCCAACCTGACGCTTGCTCGCACAATTGCGCGGCGGATGTCGATGCACCGGGGCAAGTCGGTCGATCTGGTGGACGCACGGGTGGAACGCTTCAACGACGCGGAAATCTTCGTGGAAGTCTATGAGAACGTGCGTGGCGAGGACATGTTCATCATCCAGCCCACGTCGAACCCCGCGAACGACAACCTGATGGAACTGCTGATCATGTCCGACGCGCTGCGCCGGTCGTCGGCGGCGCGCATCACCGCTGTCATTCCCTACTTCGGCTACGCCCGACAGGACCGCCGCACCAAGGCCCGCACGCCGATCACCGCCAAGCTGGTGGCCAACATGATCGCCGAAGCGGGGATCGAGCGCGTTCTGACGATGGACCTGCACGCGGCACAGATCCAAGGCTTTTTCGATATCCCAGTGGACAACCTTTACGCCTCTCCGGTGTTCGCGCTGGACATCAAGCATGCCTTCAAGGGTGCCATGGAAGATGTGATGGTGATTTCACCCGACGTCGGCGGTGTGGCCCGTGCACGGGAACTGGCAAAGCGCATCAATGCGCCGCTCGCCATCGTCGACAAGCGGCGCGAGAAAGCGGGCGAAGTGTCGGAGATGACTGTGATCGGCGACGTGACCGGCAAAACCTGCATCATCATAGACGACATATGCGACACCGCCGGCACGCTGTGCAAAGCAGCCGCGACATTGATAGAGGCAGGCGCGGCAGAGGTGCAC
Protein-coding sequences here:
- a CDS encoding ribose-phosphate pyrophosphokinase, which translates into the protein MPTTQEPKLISGNANLTLARTIARRMSMHRGKSVDLVDARVERFNDAEIFVEVYENVRGEDMFIIQPTSNPANDNLMELLIMSDALRRSSAARITAVIPYFGYARQDRRTKARTPITAKLVANMIAEAGIERVLTMDLHAAQIQGFFDIPVDNLYASPVFALDIKHAFKGAMEDVMVISPDVGGVARARELAKRINAPLAIVDKRREKAGEVSEMTVIGDVTGKTCIIIDDICDTAGTLCKAAATLIEAGAAEVHAYISHGVLSGPAVERITNSVMKSLVITDSIEPTEAVKACSNIRIVPTAPMFAQAILNIWNGTSVSSLFEHHTLGPIYEGLYADD